In a single window of the Rhineura floridana isolate rRhiFlo1 chromosome 3, rRhiFlo1.hap2, whole genome shotgun sequence genome:
- the LOC133382101 gene encoding olfactory receptor 5C1-like, whose protein sequence is MAHHNGTVVVTTFILLGFTSRRNLQLLLFSCFLPIYLLGLGGNLCLAILIRAERPLHTPMYYFLSHLALMDLCSCCTVAPKMLLGLLKGHDTIPVPGCALQMFFFAAASDAECCLLAAMAYDRYAAICRPLHYGAAMPQRLCRLLVAVSYAAGVTSGVIHSSMAFRLPFCSAHTLDHFFCDIPPVLALACANTDLNQLLLLVVCGTIQSISLAAIIVSYGMILCTVGQSGSRRAISTCASHLTAVGVLYGTLIFMYLRPESTYAPQTDKMASVFYTVVIPTLNPGIYSLRNSEVKRAVRRRLAKWGH, encoded by the coding sequence ATGGCTCATCACAATGGCACTGTGGTGGTGACCACATTTATCCTCCTGGGCTTCACTTCCCGCCGTAATCTTCAGCTCCTTCTCTTCAGCTGCTTCTTACCCATCTACCTCCTTGGCCTTGGAGGTAACCTGTGTCTGGCCATCCTCATCAGGGCTGAGAGGCCCTTGCACACTCCCATGTACTACTTCCTAAGCCATCTGGCCCTGATGGACCTGTGCTCCTGCTGCACCGTGGCTCCCAAGATGCTCTTGGGCCTCTTGAAAGGGCACGACACCATTCCTGTCCCAggctgtgcccttcagatgttcttcTTTGCGGCTGCTTCTGATGCCGAATGTTGCCTACTGGCTGCTATGGCTTATGATCGTTATGCAGCCATCTGCCGTCCTCTGCACTATGGAGCTGCCATGCCACAGCGTCTTTGTCGCCTCCTAGTGGCAGTGTCCTATGCAGCAGGGGTGACCTCTGGAGTCATCCACTCAAGCATGGCATTCCGCCTGCCCTTCTGCAGTGCTCACACTTTGGATCACTTCTTTTGTGACATCCCTCCAGTGCTGGCTTTGGCCTGTGCAAACACGGACCTTAACCAGCTCCTCCTGTTAGTGGTATGTggaactatccaaagcatctctcTAGCAGCCATCATAGTTTCCTATGGGATGATCCTCTGTACTGTGGGGCAATCAGGGTCACGACGAGCCATATCCACTTGTGCATCCCACCTTACAGCTGTGGGGGTGCTGTATGGCACGCTCATTTTCATGTACCTACGGCCCGAGAGCACGTATGCCCCCCAGACTGACAAGATGGCTTCTGTCTTTTACACAGTGGTCATCCCTACCCTTAATCCTGGTATCTACAGCCTCCGTAATTCCGAGGTCAAACGGGCTGTCAGAAGGAGACTAGCTAAATGGGGGCACTGA
- the LOC133382035 gene encoding olfactory receptor 1361-like codes for MEADNRTTVSEFILLSISSRQEWNVLFFTIFLMIYVITVLGNLTIVLAIRLDGHLLHTPMYFFLSNLSLVDICFTTATVPKMLADTLSGVRKISYGGCLAQMYFFIAFGITDSFLLASMALDRYVAICRPLHYATVMKNQVCFLLVASSWLVSHLHSLLHTILMSRLSFCASNRLPHFFCDVFPLLKISCSNTDLNTLIVHTEGALIVNGALVFIVLSYARILMAVLRVPSAEGKRKAFSTCGSHLTVVSLFYGTVIWVYFQPSSSFSAENDTLAAIMYTMVIPMLNPFIYTLRNDKMKEALKKFFGSKVS; via the coding sequence ATGGAGGCAGACAACAGGACCACTGTCTCTGAATTCATCCTCCTTAGCATCTCCAGTCGACAGGAATGGAATGTGCTATTCTTCACCATCTTCTTGATGATATATGTCATCACGGTCCTGGGAAATCTTACTATTGTCCTGGCCAtaaggctggatggccacctccTCCATACTCCCATGTACTTCTTCCTCAGTAACCTCTCCCTGGTAGACATCTGCTTCACGACAGCCACCGTGCCCAAGATGTTGGCTGACACACTCTCTGGAGTGAGGAAGATTTCATATGGTGGGTGCTTGGCACAGATGTACTTCTTCATTGCCTTTGGCATCACTGACAGCTTTCTCTTGGCATCCATGGCATTGGATCGTTATGTGGCCATCTGTCGCCCACTGCATTATGCCACAGTCATGAAGAACCAGGTCTGCTTTCTACTAGTGGCTTCCTCCTGGCTGGTCTCCCACCTTCACTCTCTCCTGCACACCATCCTGATGTCCCGGCTCTCTTTCTGTGCCTCCAATCGACTACCTCACTTCTTTTGTGATGTCTTTCCATTGCTCAAGATCTCTTGCTCCAACACAGACCTTAATACTCTGATAGTGCACACAGAAGGAGCTCTGATTGTTAACGGAGCTCTGGTGTTCATTGTCCTCTCCTACGCACGCATCCTAATGGCTGTGCTAAGGGTTCCATCCGCTGAGGGAAAGCGGAAGGCTTTCTCCACCTGTGGGTCCCACCTGACTGTGGTCTCCCTATTCTATGGCACTGTCATCTGGGTCTACTTCCAGCCCTCGTCCAGCTTCTCAGCTGAGAACGACACACTGGCTGCCATCATGTACACTATGGTCATACCCATGCTCAACCCCTTCATCTACACCCTGAGGAATGACAAGATGAAGGAAGCCCTGAAGAAGTTTTTTGGAAGCAAAGTAAGCTAA
- the LOC133382105 gene encoding olfactory receptor 1361-like, whose amino-acid sequence MEADNRTTVNEFILLGISSQQDWNVLFFTIFLIIYVITVLGNLTIVLAIRLDGHLLHTPMYFFLSNLSLVDICFTTATMPKMLADTLSGVRKISYGGCLSQMYFFIAFGINDTFLLASMALDRYVAICQPLHYATVMNNRTCLLMVAASWLASHLHALLHTLLISRLSFCTSNQVPHYFCDVFPLLKISCSNTALNTLVVYTEGAVAVSGALLLIALSYAHILMAVLRIPSTEGKRKAFSTCGSHLTMVILFFGTVSWVYFQPSSNFSAEKDTLAAITYAMVTPMLNPFIYTLRNDKMKKALKKLFGRKLNFPLNSIGQNFATVRMQHST is encoded by the coding sequence ATGGAGGCAGACAACAGGACCACTGTTAATGAATTTATCCTCCTTGGCATCTCAAGTCAGCAGGACTGGAATGTGCTATTCTTCACCATATTTTTGATCATATATGTCATCACGGTCCTGGGAAATCTTACTATTGTCCTGGCCAtaaggctggatggccacctccTCCATACTCCCATGTACTTCTTCCTCAGTAACCTCTCCCTGGTAGACATCTGCTTCACGACAGCCACCATGCCCAAGATGTTGGCTGATACACTCTCTGGAGTGAGGAAGATCTCATATGGCGGGTGCTTGTCACAGATGTACTTCTTCATTGCCTTTGGCATCAATGACACCTTCCTCTTAGCATCCATGGCATTGGACCGCTATGTGGCCATCTGTCAACCACTGCATTATGCCACAGTAATGAACAACAGGACCTGTCTACTAATGGTAGCTGCCTCCTGGCTGGCCTCTCACCTCCATGCTCTCTTACACACCCTACTAATATCCCGACTCTCTTTCTGTACCTCCAATCAGGTACCCCACTACTTTTGTGATGTCTTTCCCTTGCTCAAGATCTCTTGCTCCAACACAGCCTTGAACACCCTGGTAGTTTACACAGAAGGTGCTGTGGCAGTCAGTGGAGCTCTGTTGTTAATTGCCCTCTCCTATGCACACATCCTGATGGCTGTGTTGAGAATTCCGTCCACTGAGGGGAAACGCAAGGCTTTCTCCACCTGTGGGTCCCACCTGACTATGGTCATCTTATTCTTTGGCACTGTCAGCTGGGTCTACTTCCAGCCCTCATCCAACTTCTCAGCAGAGAAGGACACACTGGCTGCCATCACATATGCTATGGTCACACCCATGCTCAACCCCTTCATCTACACTCTGAGGAATGACAAGATGAAGAAGGCCCTCAAGAAGCTTTTTGGCCGAAAGCTAAACTTCCCTCTCAACAGCATAGGCCAAAATTTTGCAACTGTTCGGATGCAACATAGCACTTGA